From a region of the Castanea sativa cultivar Marrone di Chiusa Pesio chromosome 10, ASM4071231v1 genome:
- the LOC142611821 gene encoding uncharacterized protein LOC142611821 — MMLKPRLGACLSSLFTGEHGVVSVSSKLRAVCCIQTVANFQLEGIQSLRQSFYSSSGEDDDFAELGSPVARSLGTLKKLKTEKPEPFRKNEHARRSSSGMPLRSEVSPSLKNNSTKFVISSLAHRLKLDNLDNVSSNPNNVDASNFNSSSSISVEKIPSSVNLSLLKEALSTFGKISKASMRSKPKKRGCCYIQFESAESCKRAISAGGIVVDSYILPIHPLLVEDNVTISISNISSETADSTIHSICMSYGPLEGLVRTKKGVVDALFGVKNNSDLQSILEKLDHTIMDDCNWRACLNPRDSASEVMSNNNDNQCDLGIQISNHLADLKKEMSIMKVHADDLQNLHHVILHLEAPPATEREVPDID; from the exons ATGATGCTGAAGCCGAGGCTCGGAGCTTGTCTATCTTCACTATTCACTG GCGAACACGGCGTCGTTTCAGTCTCTTCAAAGCTCAG GGCTGTATGTTGCATACAAACAGTGGCCAATTTCCAATTAGAAGGCATTCAGAGCCTTAGGCAGTCCTTCTATAGTTCCTCGGGTGAAGATGATGACTTTGCAGAATTAGGCTCACCAGTGGCACGAAGTCTAGGTACACTTAAGAAATTGAAGACAGAAAAGCCAGAACCTTTTAGG aaaaatgaGCACGCAAGAAGATCTTCATCTGGCATGCCTTTGCGTTCAGAAGTCAGCCCCAGCTTGAAAAATAACTCTACAAAATTTGTAATCTCTTCTCTAGCTCATCGTCTCAAGCTAGACAACCTTGACAATGTTTCTAGTAATCCTAACAATGTAGATGCTTCTAATTTCAATAGTTCAAGCTCTATTTCTGTTGAGAAAATACCTTCCTCAGTCAACCTTTCCCTGTTGAAAGAGGCACTTTCAACTTTTGGGAAGATCTCTAAGGCTTCCATGAGAAGTAAACCAAAAAAACGTGGTTGCTGCTACATCCAATTtgag AGTGCGGAATCTTGCAAGAGAGCAATATCTGCTGGTGGAATTGTAGTTGATAGCTACATTCTACCTATTCATCCTCTGCTTGTTGAAGACAATGTCACCATTAGCATTAGCAACATCAGCTCAGAGACTGCTGATTCAACAATACATTCTATATGCATGTCATACGGTCCTTTGGAAGGGCTTGTAAGGACAAAAAAGGGTGTGGTGGATGCCTTGTTTGGTGTGAAAAACAACTCAGACTTACAGAGCATACTTGAAAA ATTGGACCATACAATAATGGATGACTGCAACTGGAGAGCTTGTTTAAATCCTAGAGATTCTGCGTCTGAAGTGATGTCCAATAACAATGATAATCAGTGCGATCTGGGGATACAAATCAGCAATCATTTAGCTGACTTGAAAAAGGAAATGTCAATTATGAAGGTTCATGCTGATGACTTGCAGAATCTGCATCATGTCATATTGCACCTTGAAGCTCCCCCTGCCACAGAGAGAGAAGTTCCCGATATTGATTGA
- the LOC142613435 gene encoding putative protein disulfide-isomerase A6 produces MGKLVQICVGLAFLALSLSSIAVADDVVVLTEENFEKEVGQDRAALVEFYAPWCGHCKKLAPEYEKLGATFKKAKSVLIAKVDCDDQKSLCSKYDVSGYPTLKWFPKGSLEPKKYEGPRTTEALAEFVNTEGGTNVKIAAIPSNVVVLTSDNFGEVVLDETKDVLVEFYAPWCGHCKNLAPTYEKVATAFKLEEDVVIANLDADKYKDLGEKYGVSGFPTLKFFPKGNKAGEEYEGGRDLEDFVAFINEKSGTSRDAKGQLTSKAGIVESLDALVKEFVAASNEEKKAVFARIQEEAEKLTGSSARYGKIYSKAAKSCLEKGADYAKNEIERLQRILDKSISPSKADEFTLKKNVLSSFA; encoded by the exons atggGAAAGCTTGTTCAGATCTGTGTAGGCTTGGCGTTTTTAGCTTTATCACTATCATCCATAGCAGTAGCAGACGACGTCGTTGTGCTCACCGAAGAAAACTTCGAGAAAGAGGTCGGTCAAGACAGAGCAGCTCTCGTCGAGTTCTACGCTCCTTg GTGTGGACATTGTAAAAAGCTTGCTCCAGAGTATGAGAAGCTTGGCGCAACCTTTAAAAAGGCCAAGTCTGTTTTGATCGCAAAG GTGGACTGTGATGACCAAAAGAGCTTGTGCAGCAAATACGACGTTTCTGGATATCCTACACTTAAATGGTTTCCTAAAGGATCTTTGGAACCCAAAAA GTATGAAGGACCACGTACTACAGAAGCCCTTGCTGAGTTTGTGAATACTGAAGGAG GTACTAACGTGAAGATAGCTGCAATTCCATCCAATGTAGTGGTGCTCACATCTGATAATTTTGGTGAGGTTGTTTTGGATGAAACCAAAGATGTTTTGGTTGAGTTCTATGCACCGTG GTGTGGTCATTGCAAGAACCTTGCTCCT ACCTATGAAAAGGTAGCCACAGCATTtaaacttgaggaagatgtggTGATTGctaatttagatgctgacaaATACAAGGATCTAGGGGAAAA GTATGGTGTGAGTGGGTTTCCAACGTTGAAATTCTTCCCAAAGGGCAACAAAGCTGGTGAAGAATATGAGGGTGGCAGAGATTTGGAAGACTTTGTGGCTTTCATCAATGAAAAGAGTGGCACCAGCCGTGATGCAAAGGGACAGCTTACTTCAAAG GCTGGTATAGTTGAGAGTTTAGATGCCTTGGTGAAGGAGTTTGTAGCTGCTAGTAATGAAGAGAAGAAAGCTGTCTTTGCTCGGATACAAGAGGAAGCTGAGAAGCTCACAGGTTCCAGTGCAAG GTATGGAAAGATTTACTCGAAAGCTGCTAAAAGTTGTTTGGAGAAAGGTGCTGATTATGCTAAGAATGAAATTGAGCGGCTCCAGCGCATACTTGACAAG TCAATCAGCCCATCCAAGGCAGACGAGTTCACCCTGAAGAAGAATGTTCTATCATCATTTGCTTGA